The Falco naumanni isolate bFalNau1 chromosome 1, bFalNau1.pat, whole genome shotgun sequence genome window below encodes:
- the HVCN1 gene encoding voltage-gated hydrogen channel 1, with protein sequence MSRYLKHFTVVGDDPVQWSNDYQKWEEEEEVAGENGEKQPDSEIKLEPARSRISFQDMMKKLFSSHRFQILVVCLVILDALLVLGELLMDLKIIHPDKYNITPKVFHYLSLSILTIFLVEVGFKVFVYRWEFFHHKFEVLDGIVVIVSFILDVVLIFREHEFEAVGLLILLRLWRVARIINGIILSVKTRSEQQVSKLKQANLKLATKVEQLEHSCVEKEQEIERLNNILKQHGLISEPK encoded by the exons ATGTCCAGGTACCTGAAGCACTTCACAGTGGTGGGTGATGACCCCGTGCAGTGGAGCAATGACTATCAGaaatgggaggaggaggaggaggtggctggggaGAATGGGGAGAAGCAGCCAGATTCGGAGATCAAGCTGGAGCCCGCCAGGAGCCGCATCTCCTTCCAGGACATGATGAAAAAGCTCTTCAGTTCCCACAGGTTTCAG ATCCTGGTTGTTTGCTTGGTCATCCTGGATGCCTTGTTGGTTCTGGGGGAATTGCTTATGGACCTGAAAATCATCCATCCGGACAAATATAATATAACCCCAAAG GTTTTCCATTACCTCTCCCTTTCCATTTTAACCATCTTCCTGGTTGAGGTGGGGTTTAAAGTCTTTGTCTACCGCTGGGAGTTCTTCCACCACAAGTTTGAAGTGCTGGACGGGATCGTCGTCATCGTGTCATTCATCCTCGACGTTGTCCTCATTTTCCGGGAGCATGAGTTTGAAGCTGTTGGGCTCCTGATACTCCTGCGGCTGTGGCGGGTGGCCAGGATTATCAATG GAATCATTTTATCGGTAAAGACCCGCTCTGAACAACAAGTGTCCAAGCTAAAGCAAGCAAACCTGAAACTTGCGACAAAGGTTGAACAACTGGAACACAGCTGTGtagaaaag GAACAAGAAATTGAGAGGCTTAACAATATATTAAAGCAGCATGGACTCATCAGTGAGCCAAAATAG